ACAGGATATCCCCTCCCTGCTCAGCCTGAACTGGTCGCACATGGCCATGACCTACTTCAGCGTGGTGCTGGTCCTGGTCCTCTACCTGGGCTTCAAGTTCGTCAACCACACCAAGATCGTGCGCCTCAAGGACATGGACGTGTCCGGCGCCGAATCCGCCCGCTGAAGCAGAAGGACACAGCAGGCACGGAGGACACCTTGTAAAAAACCGCGTCCTCTATAACCAATGGTGCCCCACCCAGATGAATTGACCATATGGGTGGGGCACCGCCGTACATCCTCTGGCATTGCATATTGCACATATCCACATGACCGATCCGGTCAGTGAAACAATCCGACCACACGATTGAAACGTAAGCGTCGGGTCATGATAACAAAATGGCCGTTCCTTCATCGGCATTACATCCGGATGAGGGAACGGCCATTTGCTGAATGGTCAGTCGGACCAAACAGGGTCCTCCCAACAGAACCTAGAGGTCACTGCACCTGGGAACGGGCGATCTTGCCGGTGAAGGACTGGGCCTCGTCGGCATCCTTGACATCCTTGTTCCAGGAGAACATGGCGCGCAGCTTGGGGCCGACCTCCTCGATCTTCTCGTGGGAGTACTTCTCCTGCAGCTCCTTGAACTTGGGGGCGCCGGCATCCTGGTCGTCGATGAACTCCTTGGCGAAGGAGCCGTCCTGAATGCGCTGCAGCTGGTGACGCATCCTGTCCTTGGTGGACTCGTCCACCACTGTGGAGGTGAAATCGCCGTACTGGGCGGTGTCGGAGCAGGACCAGCGGGCCTTGTTCAGACCCCCCTCGTTCATCAGGTCGACCAGCATCTTGAGCTCGTGGCAGACCTCGAAGTAGGCGATCTCCGGCTGGTAGCCAGCCTCGGTCAGCACCTCGAAGCCGGCCTCGACCAGGTGGTTGACGCCGCCCATGAGCACATCCTGCTCGCCGAAGAGGTCGGTCTCGGTCTCTTCCTTGAAGGTGGTCTTGATGGCGCCGGCGCGCAGGGCGCCCAGAGCCTTGGCATAGGCCAGGGTGATGTCCCAGGCGTCGCCGCGCGGATCCTGCTCCACGGCCACGACCACGGGCACGCCACGGCCAGCGACATACTCACGACGGACGATATGGCCCGGGCCCTTGGGGGCCACCATGAAGACCGGGTGGTCGGCGCTGGGCTTGATGTAGCCGTAATGGATGTTGAACCCGTGGGCGAAGGCGACGGCCGCACCCTCCTTGATGTTGGGCTCGATGTCGTCCCGCCAGATGTTGCGCTGGTACTGATCGGGAGCCAGGATCATGACGATGTCGGCCTCTTTGGTGGCCTCGGGCACGGTCTTGACCTCCAGGCCCTGCTCCTTGGCGAAGGGCACCGACTTGGAGTTGGCGCGCAGGCCGACCACAACGTCCACACCGGAATCACGCAGGTTCAGCGCATGAGCATGTCCCTGGGAACCGTAGCCGATGATGGCCACCTTCTTGCCATCCAGAACCGAAAGGTCCCCATCCTTCTCATACCAGATCTGTGCTGCCATTATCTACACTCCTTTATGTGCGGTCCGCGCCCTTCCTGGGCGGCTACAACCGCTTCACGCATAATTGTTCTACGACTTGATTCCAGTCAGTGGATGCTACTCATCGATTCCAAGCGCAGGATTTTGTCCATCTGCCGAAATCGAACTACCTGATGCACCTTCTGTGCATTCAACCATACTCGTGGCATGGCCGGCATAAGTTCCACGACTCATTGTTCGGACGAAAAGCGGCTACCAGCCGCTCCGATACGCGTCATCTCCTTTCCGGCAATCAATTGGTCAACACTCATCGACACGAACAGGTATGGCCTCATCAGCTAACTTGAATCTCGCCATCGGCAGGATGTTGAATCTTATTGTCGGAAAATCACGATTACGGATCCTGCCTGCGCTGACAGGATCCGAGTCTGCGTCGAATCAGCTCATCAGCGAAGACAAGCTAATAATTCGCAGCAATACCAAGAAGCAATTGAACTGTGCAGTCATCGCTGAAAGCCTCCTCTCCATTTGTTTCGCATCAATCAGCTCCCCGCAGGAGCCAAGTACTGGCACCATATCGCCATTACAGAGTGGAGCGCCGAACGGGTTCACAATATGGACTATTCACTTTCGCTTACGAGCAATTCAACAAAAATGACGCACAATTTTCCGCCGCACTTTTACCCATCGAACAACTCCAGACCAACCGGGCATATGCCTACCTTGAAACCGCTCTGGCATAATGTAGCGAAAAATCAACTCCAGCCCCCTCCCCATGCCAGGAAAGGGCTGAAAGGATCACTCGCCCAGGTCTGTCAACAAATCACGACATAGGTGCGAACCCTGAGCATCCGACCAGACCAACGTGGCGAGAGAGGGATCTTTGCCTGACGATTGCGGGCTGGCATTTCCGCCGTTTTCCCCTATTGTCTCCGTTCGGTCACTCAGAGCCGGGAAGGTGCCGATAGCGGCGAATGGGCAGAAGATCAGCTCAGCCTTACTAGTCTTTCCCTGCCAGACAAGACGAAGCGCGCCACGTGTCGCATCGATTCGATAAGAGAATTTGCCATTGAAGGCATCCAGCTTATTGCGCAATCGACACAGAGCGTTCAAGGAGCGAACGACCGGTCTTGTCAGATTCCGCTCAATCTCCCCTTCGGTGTAGTAGTGCCTGTTGATATCTCGACCATTGCGGGTTCTCGCCAGCAGATCCATGTCATTGGCACCGGCCAGTGCCCCGACATAATAGACCTGAGGCACCCCTGGAAGGAAGAACTGAACGGCTCTTGCAGCCAGGTAGGCCCTGTCATGGCAAGCCAATGCCGAGTAATAGGTCGTATTGATTTGATACAGGTCCAGATTGCTGGCAGCAGCTCCAGTGGCAGCTTCCGATTGGCCGTGAGTGTTGCAGTGAATTGTCCGGACCAGTTGGTCCACGGCCGCATCATCCACGAGCCCTTTCAGTGAACGGTTCATCTGGTCAGCGCCGATATCTATCACTCCGATCCCATCATGGGTATCCAGGACAGTGACCGCATTGATCGGTCTGACCTCGATCCAATGGGCCAGTGCCGCGATATCTCCAGTGAAGATCGTATGCAGCAGCAGAGGCGGCAGGGCGAAATCGTAAACCCTGTCGACTTTGGAGGCTATATCAATCTGCTTGCGATAATTGGAGTGGACCTCAATCAAAGTCTCCAAACCCCGAGTGGCAGCTTCCTGTTTGATACGAGTGATGAGGTCGAAAGTCTTGGGCGTCATAAAACAACTGGTGCCTGCCTGCTTGGCTCCATACCCGACGGCATCCAAACGGATGTAGCTGACATTGCTGGCCGCCAAACGATCAAGTATAGACGTCAGATACGCCCATCCCTGGGACGAATCGGTGTCGATGTCAACTTGCTGTGGAGTAAAAGTAGTCCAGACCAGCCGGGTTTCGCCTGCCCAGATATAGTGGGTGAAAGGCAGGCCCGGGCGCGGCCGATATATGCGCGCCAGATCTTCTTCATCAGCCCCATCAGGAAAGACCGAAGACATGGTCAAGAACATCGAATAGTACGGGCTCGCCTTCCCCTTGACCCTGACCTCCCGGAACTGCTCGGACTCCGAGGACATGTGATTGACGATAGCGTCAACCATGATTTTGTGCGATCGACTCAGCTCCGCGACGTCGTCCCAAGTGCCCAGCCTTGGATCCACCTGACGATGGTCAATGGGATCGAAGCCGGCATCAGCACCATCGTAGGGGGTGAAAAAAGGCAGAATGTGGACCCCCTGATACACGCCATCAAAATACGTACGCAACACTCTGGTCAAGGAGGCCAGGGTATCGCCTCCAAACCTGTTTGCATATGTAATGAGTTGAACCTTGTTGTCCATCCGTCCTCCTGAGCGCGGCAACCAACAGTGTTACCTAATCGTTTAGATAAGCCTAATATAGTAGCCAGTGAGTACTTTGCATCTCTGCTCCGAAAACGATCGTTGAATCTGGAACGAAGATGAAAATAATATGCTTGCCATTTTCGCTGGGACTACTGGAGGATTCATGAGCAGACAAGCCACAATCAAGGATGTGGCTCGGGAAGCGGGCGTGTCGACCTTCACAGTATCCAAAGCCCTACGCGATCAGCCTCATGTCGCCCCTGAGACTCGCAAAAGGGTGTTGAGGGCTGCGGCCAGGCTCAATTACTCAGCGTCAAAATCAGCTGCCGCACTGGTCAGCGGAAAGACCAAAAGAGTCGCCCTGCTGATAGGAGAACAGATAACCGGTTGGTTCAATGGGAACATTCAGGAAGGCGCCTATGATGTGCTGAGCGCCCATGGCTACGATCTGCTCATCTACCGAGCCGGAACAAGCGAGGAGCGGGCCGCTTTCTTCAGGAATCTTCCCGCCAAGCGCAACGCCGATGCCATTATCGTGGTCTCTTTCACCCTGACGCAAAAGGAGACCAAGGCCCTTCAAGAATTGGATATGCCCATCGTCGCGATCCACTCAGGTGCCACATCGTTCAGTCAGGGATCCATCCGTATAGACGATTGCGAATCCGAAATTGAAGCAGTGCAGCACTTGGCATCGTTGGGCCATACAAGGTTCTGCTTTCTCGACAGATTCAACCCTTTGCCTGAGTACTCCTGGGGCGCCAACCAACGCATCATCGGTTACAAGAAGGCCATCGACCGCTACCACTTGGTAGACTGCGGAGTACTCACCATGGATCCAGACAGGGAGCATCCTGCCAGGACAGCAGCGGATCGGATCGCCTCCATGACACCAGCCCCCACAGCCATCTGCGCCTGGTCTGACGATTGCGCCTTGGCTCTTCTGTCTGAACTGCGCCAGGCTGAGATCAGGGTGCCCGACGTCGTCTCGATCATGGGATTCGACTCCTCGGATGTGGCCGCTCTGGCCGGCTTGTCTTCAGTAGCCCAGCCGGCCAGAGACATAGGAGCCGAGGCCGCCAGAAAGGCCCTGCAGCTCATCGACGGCTCACCCTTAACCGAACCGCACACACAGGTCAAGACTCATATCATCGACAGGGCCACCACCGGTTCGGCTCCTAAGGACGAGGGACGTTGAGCGTACCTGTCCTGGCGACCTGACCCAGCCAAGTCAAAGAAGGCTTGGGAGTTCGCTTGAATGTCTTGCGGTCCACGCTGATAAGACCAAATGTTGGATCGTATGAACCCCACTCATAGTTGTCGAGCAATGACCAGTGAAGATAACCCAAAACATCAATCCCCAGGTCCATGGCTTTCTTGAGACCCACAAGGGCATCGTGAGTGTAGTCGATTCTGCGTGCGTCATTATCAGTGGCCAGACCATTCTCTGTCACGAAGACCGGAACGCCACCGGTCAGATTCGAGGCAGTCTGCACACCGACCCAATCATCTCCAGCTGCGTGCTCGAAGAAGAAAGTCTCGCGCTAATAGGCGTAATCGCTAGTTTCCTGCTCACAGCCAAGCATGGCATGAAAAGCCTGAGCAGCAGTACCCGTTATTCCGTCCACCACCATCTTCGGACCGCGATCTCATCCGAACCTCTTTGCCCAGGTAGCAAAACGCCCAGGCATTGTCATGTCAATCGACGCCGGGCTGGAGCACAAATAAGATGGCGGCCCATTATGGCCGCCATCTTATTGAGATTCCAATGGATCTCACGGAGAAGACGAAAACTACTTGGTGAAGTCCACATCCTTGGTTTCGTGGCAGGTCAGCACTGCCACCAGGCAGCAGACCGCCATGACGGCCAGGTAGAGCCCGACCGAGCGCACTCCCCAGTGGGAGGAGAGCCAGGTGGCGATGGTAGGCACGAAGGCCGCGCCCACGATGGCCGCCAAGTTGTAGCCGATGCCGGAACCCGAGTAGCGCACGTTGGCGTCAAAGAGCTCCGGCAGGAAGGCGCCGATGGGCCCGAAGGCGATGCCCATCAGGGCGAACCCGACGCAGAGGAAGACCATGACCTGGAAGGTGTTGTGATGGGCC
The window above is part of the Bifidobacterium asteroides DSM 20089 genome. Proteins encoded here:
- a CDS encoding family 1 glycosylhydrolase, with translation MQTASNLTGGVPVFVTENGLATDNDARRIDYTHDALVGLKKAMDLGIDVLGYLHWSLLDNYEWGSYDPTFGLISVDRKTFKRTPKPSLTWLGQVARTGTLNVPRP
- the gtfA gene encoding sucrose phosphorylase: MDNKVQLITYANRFGGDTLASLTRVLRTYFDGVYQGVHILPFFTPYDGADAGFDPIDHRQVDPRLGTWDDVAELSRSHKIMVDAIVNHMSSESEQFREVRVKGKASPYYSMFLTMSSVFPDGADEEDLARIYRPRPGLPFTHYIWAGETRLVWTTFTPQQVDIDTDSSQGWAYLTSILDRLAASNVSYIRLDAVGYGAKQAGTSCFMTPKTFDLITRIKQEAATRGLETLIEVHSNYRKQIDIASKVDRVYDFALPPLLLHTIFTGDIAALAHWIEVRPINAVTVLDTHDGIGVIDIGADQMNRSLKGLVDDAAVDQLVRTIHCNTHGQSEAATGAAASNLDLYQINTTYYSALACHDRAYLAARAVQFFLPGVPQVYYVGALAGANDMDLLARTRNGRDINRHYYTEGEIERNLTRPVVRSLNALCRLRNKLDAFNGKFSYRIDATRGALRLVWQGKTSKAELIFCPFAAIGTFPALSDRTETIGENGGNASPQSSGKDPSLATLVWSDAQGSHLCRDLLTDLGE
- the ilvC gene encoding ketol-acid reductoisomerase, with the translated sequence MAAQIWYEKDGDLSVLDGKKVAIIGYGSQGHAHALNLRDSGVDVVVGLRANSKSVPFAKEQGLEVKTVPEATKEADIVMILAPDQYQRNIWRDDIEPNIKEGAAVAFAHGFNIHYGYIKPSADHPVFMVAPKGPGHIVRREYVAGRGVPVVVAVEQDPRGDAWDITLAYAKALGALRAGAIKTTFKEETETDLFGEQDVLMGGVNHLVEAGFEVLTEAGYQPEIAYFEVCHELKMLVDLMNEGGLNKARWSCSDTAQYGDFTSTVVDESTKDRMRHQLQRIQDGSFAKEFIDDQDAGAPKFKELQEKYSHEKIEEVGPKLRAMFSWNKDVKDADEAQSFTGKIARSQVQ
- a CDS encoding LacI family DNA-binding transcriptional regulator — encoded protein: MSRQATIKDVAREAGVSTFTVSKALRDQPHVAPETRKRVLRAAARLNYSASKSAAALVSGKTKRVALLIGEQITGWFNGNIQEGAYDVLSAHGYDLLIYRAGTSEERAAFFRNLPAKRNADAIIVVSFTLTQKETKALQELDMPIVAIHSGATSFSQGSIRIDDCESEIEAVQHLASLGHTRFCFLDRFNPLPEYSWGANQRIIGYKKAIDRYHLVDCGVLTMDPDREHPARTAADRIASMTPAPTAICAWSDDCALALLSELRQAEIRVPDVVSIMGFDSSDVAALAGLSSVAQPARDIGAEAARKALQLIDGSPLTEPHTQVKTHIIDRATTGSAPKDEGR